CACATTGCTTATCTGTGTAGTGTTAGTGTATGGTGTTGTCATGGCATGAGTGATTCTATAGGCTGAATACAGGAGAGAAAGGGACATGGATAGTTGAGGACAGTGCTTCATCAGTTCCCTAGATGTAGGTGACCAAGCATGTACACTACAGCTCCATTTACAAAGGGGAAGGTTTTGTAGATCTATAACAGTTGAAGATTGATGTTTATGTAATGTTGCTGTAAAGTTActtatatatactagcctctgcccgctacTTCGTCTGTGttaatgatctgcctatattcagcaaattgctgccatcaatggtttgctggtgttttggcagctctcacactgtcctgctgctgaacttgttcctcatgctgtgcctgtgattgttccggcatctcagctgctccctgggaagccatataataagcgtgttgttggtgtcaatgatccgcaagctccggtgtttcggcagctctcaagcttgcCTACCACTGAACTCTCTCTTTGCACCGTGCCtgagattgttccggcatctcagcagctcgctggtacgtcatataatgagcatgttgttggcatcgatgttcCCCctaagctccacttgaggagaactctgttgacttctggctaccttcataactgtctttgttttagaattttgtgacaaattagattttatttttcccggcatgtttaaaattgccaaagtaccaatttggattaaaggtgttttcccatccagtgtgtcagcatgctgcctgaagaagatcagataatatgcaaatgcatgtacacaacaCACTGAGGGTTATCTGAATGTTTactcagagagataacagacctggtgtTATCAGaatctgagataaggctgctgcaggagcagtttaatatagtatgtgaacataaattcataacagtcgtgaagccatgtcatttaccgagataaaaagtagcctatgtgttaattgaggttacaaactgttTAGtgttttttgtgtgattgagtaacaaacatacaaactttcacatttataatattagtaggataggataggatgttgTGTTGAAATCTGTGTAACAAATTTTACTTctatttttataaatgtatttattactGCAGAAATACTTACATTTcaaaattttaatatattttttttgtttgcttctaAAGGCATTAAAATGATGCACTTTTCCTGCATGGCTGGATGGACAGAAGATTCTACATGTCATTTAAACACTAGTAAAAATTAACCCAAAAGAAGTGGGAAAGCAGCATAAAAATGGAAGAACTGTATAAAGAAACACCAGAACTGCAGATGGACTTAAATAGTAGCCCCTCGACTATTCCAAACAAACTGGAGAACGGGGTAACCCAGCTGATCACTGCAGAGGCCTGGAATATCAATCCCTCAGGTCTGATGAAAAAAGCACTCTCCCCTCTTGTAACTGTGCCAGCTGCCCCTGTCCTCAGCCCCTCTTCCGATTCCCAGGGTGGAGTTGCACTAAAGGTGGCTGCAACTGTTCTTCAGCCTATTTGCTTAGGTGAGAGTCCTGTTGTACTGCCAATACACTGGCAGGTTGCAGGTAGCACACCACCCCAAATGAACACAAACAACAGCAGCACACCCTATGTTATAACAACACAAGGTCCTGTACCACTGCCTGTGCTTTTAGAGCAGCATGTTTTTCAGCACTTGAACTCCCCGTTGGTGTTGCCTCAAGCTCCTCCATGTTCTGGTCCTGCCATCCAAAACCACCTTTTCCCAGTAACAACTGCTACAACTGTTGGTCAGCCACAAATTTTAGAGCAGAAGACTTCCAGTCCAATACAGGAAACTGTACTGCCACCAGTTTTCCAAACCCCAGGATTTTCCGCTGTGCTACAAGATTTGTTTCCACCACCAAGTTTAGGGACGTCCTCTCCTTGTCATTCATCTCCAGATTATGCATCTGCTAATATAAACTCTGTCCCCCCTCAAGTCTTCAACTCCCCTTTATCTCCTTTAGTTCCACCTGCCACACTCCTGGTACCATATCCCGTCATTGTTCCCCTACCAGTGCCTCTGCCTATACCAATACCAATCCCGATACCAGTGCCACAGACAGAAAAAGACTGTAAAGGAAATGTGGACGTTTCTAAACCTACAGTAGAAATCCTTAAAAGTTGTAAAGCAACCCAAACCACCCTAGAGAAAGAAGAAGTTAAACCATTTGAATTCACAGCAAAAACAGAATTTCCTCAGTTCCATCGACACTCCGTCatcaaaataaataatgaaaacgAAGCACTTGATCTTTCTATGAAAATGGAGCCCCTGCTTAATAATGATACAAGTACTGAGGTACTCCAGGAAGATGGGGTTTTAGACCTGTCAGTCTCTGTGCACAAGAGATGTGCAAGTACCAGTACTCAAGCTGGCACATCTACATCAAGTATATCTCAATATGATCCTGTAAATCCATCCACAAGCAAGAGCTTCTCTGCCACAGCATTTAACCCATCTGTAGTCCATAATGAACTGACCCAGAAACAGGACAGTCGCGTCATCTGCACCAACACAATTGAAGTTTTACGCCAACAAAAATGGGTTTCTGAGCCAAGCAGTAGAGTTGGTTATGAGCCGAAAATGTCCAACAACATTGAGCTGGTGAGTAGTTCCCAGACCGCAAAAGTCATCGTTTCTGTGAAGGATGCCGTTCCCGCCATATTTTGTGGAAAAATAAAAGGACTTTCTGGTGTCTCAACAAAAAACTTTTCCTTTAAGAGAGATTCGCCACAGGACACTGTCTTGCAGAGCTACGATGTGAAGAGTCAGGCAGAGGCAAGGGAAAACACTGACGCCTTACGAAAACCAGTGAAAAACAGAAGCATGAAGCTAAAGAAAGTGAATTCTCAAGAGATACACATCCTTCCGATCAAAAAGCAAAGGCTGGCAGCTTTTTTCCCTAGGAAATAGTATGTGCCCAAAAGCGCAGTCCATACAGCCTTCTAAGATCGGATCCTTACGCCATCTGGTTGACACTTGAGAGTCTAAAGACATcagttttttttagtaattttgtAAAGGTAAGTATATGTACTCACCCAGCAAGTGAATATCTTTACCTTtaaaaagaaactttgtaatttatTACATGTGGGAAGGGACTGGGAAGACTAAAGGCAAATAGCTACAATATCTActatgtttttgtaaattgtaatGGGCCACAAAACAACTTATTTTTAAGCAGATTGCACATTTTATGCAGCTTTTACTAGACTGATGGGTTGGCCGGAGCTGTTTTTACTGCCAAGATTTGCTTATATGCTGTATTTAATATGAATAGCTACAttgcatatttaaaataaatgttcgTATGTGTTCATGACTCACTGTCTTGTGCCTTGTGTTACGTTCCAAGACAAAGTACTCAAAGACCtaaaacatatacaaaatattCTTATTATAGCCAGCAGAAGGCTAGATTGTGTTTATGGTCGCTGCACCGATTTAGGTGAACTGTATAACAAACCACTGAAGAATTTAGGAGTTATGCTTTATTTTTTCGTGGTCAAAATCCAAAAATCAAATCCAAAaagttaggagttctattggccACATAGCGCTACTTTCTGCATCATTCTCTCAATGGAAGCTGTATATTTAATGTCAACAGCAAAATCATATCCCATCAAGTGAAATCTGGAATGCTGCATCAGAACAGTATGGcaagtggtacctacaaaaacaaTTAGAACCCTGCTCTCTATCCGGGTGgtggtagacctggatagaggtCAAAGGAATGCAACAAAGGTAATAAAAGGCACAAGAGATTTTATcttctacaaaaggaattgggctTGCTcaacttggggaaaaaaaaaatgcagccatAGCTTTATCCACTACTGAATTGTACAGTTGGCACAAAGCAATTGGGCAGGTAACATTCTGCTGCCATTCTCCAAACCTAAATAATTTATCCAGTTTAGCATTGAGCTTGGTGATGTAAGGCTTACATGTAGTTGCTTGGCTATGGGACCCCATGCCATGAAGCCCTTGGTGTAGTTTGTGTGCTGAGGTTTGGAGCTTTAAAGTTGTTTGTCCACTTTATGGCTGTGGTTTCTAtacacttcctttttttttttttaatggcccccTAGACAGTCCATTTGACCACGGAATATCTAGGAGAGAAGAAATGTCACTGGTTGCAATGGTGGCATCCTATTACAGTAGGCCGCTGAGATTCAGTGAGCACTTTAGAACGAGGCTTTGTTCTTCAAATGTCTCCAAAGGCAGACTGCATGGCCATGGGTGGATTTTATACAGCTGTGACAATGGGACTGAATGAAATGTCTGAATTCAGTAAATAAAAGCACAGTCCCAATACTTTCTCCATATAGTGCAGGAGTAGGCAACCTTGCCATGCAATAATTGTAAGTGTAACTGAAGTGTGGGTTTGGTGGAGATACACTTGGTTTTGCTATCTCAATGACATCTTTTGAAACCGATGAGTTTTTCACCAAAGAGTATTCACTATTACATTCTCCCTTCGTCAAAGGCATTTGAGACTGCACAGGTTTTCCATTTTCTACGCTGCGTCACCCCACTTAACCCAGAGATTTTCACCACTAGTTTTGTTTATCGCAGTGGAGTTGTTTATTGCAGTggagatgggggaaggggggggggtgtctctctTTCATATATCacttacttaccgtatatactagagtataagccgacccgaatataagccgaggcccctaatattactacaaaaaactgggaaaacgtattgactcaagTATTAGTTGAGgggcggaaatgcagcagctactggaaaatttcaaaaatgaccagagtttttgggtgcagtagatgctggggaaggggtgtgtgtgttttggttgcctgtctgcctcttccctgagcttgaggactgggttttttttttcccctacttggaactcagcctggctgaatataggatatctgcagagctcctattaacccattccctacagaataggagcactgcagctaccctatattcaatagaccgggcactttcagacacagggatacctattgtgtatgtgtttcacagtaattttctactttgagggtaggttcacaacagcccccgatctccgttatgcaggtttccgtttcctgcccgagaaactgggcaggagaaggACActagcaggcagttttcaaacccattcatgggtttgaaaagtgtccgcaggtgagtgtcttctgctctctacagcgaaaccggtttttttttttttttttaaccggtcacaaagtcggacatgcaggactttgtgacggtgggggaaaaaaaaaaaggtttcgccgcagagagcagaagacacttATGGGCACTCACTGGCGGACATTGAATGTTGACAGAAAATAGAAACCTGCATAGCGGCGATCAAGTGCTGGTGAGAACCCGCCCTtatgtgtattctagggaaaggagtgatttttttattatatatttttttaaacttttttgttttttcactattttattagccccggctaggggacttgaacctgcaatcatttgattgcaagtcccatagacggcaatacaagtgtattgccgtctatgggagattctatacattactattacagaTGGTCATAGTCCAGCcgaaatagtaatatagcgatgacaggacTGGGAGCCCTCAttaagctcccggctgtcatcggaacaggtcggcctgctactttaaaggtatggggccggtgggggaaagaggacatctccgctgtaaggatgcattcacatggagtaacgtgccacatgatgtggcacgtatacggcgtgtgagactttgttcGCCgttaaagctcccattgatttaaatgggagccaggatcgtatacgccgcgttattttgtggccgtgattttgcggtcgcaaaataacgcggcttatacgatccaggctcccattgaaatcaatgggagcgtatacagcgcgcaaagtctcacacgccgtatacgtgccacatcatgtggcacattactccgtgtgaacgcaccctaactcTTACTGCGGAGTTGCCAGAGCtcgtgcctgcgatctctgattgcaggcataagcttcggtATTACCTCTGTAAGCGTTACATCCGGTTGCTATGGCGATcactctgcagagcggcgccattgcacttacagacccagcatacagacactGTGGCTGGTGTCGGGGCCTGCAGGATCACCAagctcctgccaggagcgtggcgatgctttacatttcaaactgcaaaagtacttacggtacttctgctagcacgtCAAAAAGCAGACACACACCGATGCGGGGATGAGCTTACATGGTcacgtcacctggcgtgtgaTTGAACAGTGGGTGGGGTCTACGTTCCTGGCCTCCTAtaagaaaattaccgtaatgactagtataagccgaggaactttttcagcacaaaatctgtgctgaaaaactctgcttatactcgagtatatacagtaactctcCACCTCCTGACACTAAGCTTGATTTTATGATGGTCTGAGACCTAGATTCTACCTTGACCTCAGCCCAATGGATTGACTGTTGTACTGTACATCTATTAGCAAAGGCAGTTGGCAGGTCACCATTATGGAACCCCCTTAAGAAGTCCTTCACAGAATCTACTGAAATCCTCATCGATTACATAGCTCTTACCCTGCAGTCTCACCCCTCTGTTTTAGGGGTTGTAAATTGTAATGCCTTAGGCATTACCTTCCACATTTGGTGCCTTTTAAACAGTCTTTTCCTTTGTTGGCCCCTATTTTTCTTCTTagccttaaacaggacctttcgcGTCCTTgcgcacatgtggttttatatacaatgacgctgggcggtaaggaacaaccCCTCACAGCATtttgctacacacagtactatcaggaggggcgttcccagctagatgtTAGGTACACCCTTCTGGCAGTGAAGTGCTATCGGTAAATGCACGGATAGCTCTTCactcataatgggaaagccgacagtgcgctgaattcagagcactgttctagcagtatataaaaccgcatgtgcttgaggacatgaaaggctctCTTTAAGCCTACCAGCCTCAAATATGTCCAATGTAAACTAATCGCAATACATGCGGATGGCTGCCCGAATTCACACCACCTTCAACTGGAGAAAACCTTTTCTCTTGGTGCTGATGTTAATTGGAGAATTGACACCATTCTTCTCTATGAGAAAATTAATGCCTCCATCTCCAATACCCACCCAGCTTTCGATCTGGTCTGAGAACCCTGGGTCAACAGATATTTCATTGCAGGTCATACTGCTATACTGCCTTCAGCTCTGATTGCCAGATACGACAGTGTACGTAAATTTCCAAACCCTCCCCTTACAGGTAGGATCTCTTTGACAGGTACCACCAATTCAATTAATTATACTATAgcgctaacccccccccccccacacacacacacaccaccttGATGATTTTAGGTATTGGTACCCTTTTTCCTCCTTTCccttattttatttatatgctgATGTCAGAAGTTTTGCAGTACCCTTGTTCTGCTTTTATCACTTTGCATTTCTGTTGCAACTGCCTTCTCCTTTGCTCCATTTTATGTTCTTGCAATATTTCAATAAATACTTTTGAAACCTGAATATCTAGGTATAAAGTAAATTGGGTTTTCAGATACAAAGGAGGAAGAAAACCTAAGTTGAAGAAAGGAGAAGCCAAGTAAAGCAGTAACACCTTCTAAGGAGTATAGTACGGCTTATCAATCACTTGCCATTAGTGGGTGCTGTCCAtttcttttgttatttttctcTCCTGACCTCATATTATGCTGAAATACAAGAACTAGATTTTTTGCCTTGACCATCCTGTCCCAGCTATAGACGGCAGCCAAAGCTACTACACACTATTTGGTCCGGCTCTACAATTTGACCAGTGCTTAGATTTCATACTACATACCAAACAAAGCAATACTAAAAAGGTATCGTCTGTGAAAAAATACCCAAAATACACAATGTAAAAATTGCAATTTATCACAAGATTCTCAGAATAGAAGCATTCAATTGTTACAATATAcacgttataaaaaaaaaaaagtcatatacagACAATTTATTAAACAAAGATACATACATCCAGTTCAAATGTGGTTAAACAATAAAGCACCTGAATGGCATGAAGGCCTTGTTTCTAGGAGATGTTTTATACGGATCAATACTGAGATGATGTGTCCTAATTCAAATAAGGGAATACGGCAATACTTTATGGATTTGGCACTATAGGAAGGAAGTGGCTGAATACAATCTAAGCTTTTAATGACAGTTCTGTCAGGCTGCTGAAGCTTAAGTGCAGGGGTAGGCAATCTTtggttctccagctgttgtaaaactacaactcccagcatgcatgcttgctctgctgttcttggcgctgcaatggaagtgaatggaacatgttgggagttgtagtttcacagcacctTGGAGCGCCGAAGGTTGCTGAACCCTTCTCTAGTTCCGGCCTTGCCACCCAAACTAGCTATCCTTAGATTATACAATCATTGGGTGCATTGTAACAAAAGCAGTGTGAATATTTCTTAGAGACAAAACTTGACAATTGATACTTTGTTTGTCTGGTGAataaaaactggacaacccctttaacttttaaatcagccaggggcattaaaaaaaaccaaaaaaaaaacctgtccccaaagctcctgtgtccccccagCGCAGTCTGGGCCTTCTGCTGAACAGGTCTCTTTCAGAGTTCTGCTTAAGTGGCtgagtggcctcagcagtcacgtgatcactgaggccaatcagtggcctcaggaagagacctgtgTTACATATAGTGACATCGTATGccattcgctgattggcctcagtgggtcATGTGAGTGCGGAGGCCAATCAGTGGTTTCAGCGGATGTCCAGAAAAGACCTATTCAGCAGGAGTGGAActtgctgggaggacaccggaacattggggaaaggagagtatgatttttattttatttttttaagccccTGGCtgattttgcctggacaatccctttaaagttgcaCCCTTTAATACCTCTTAACCAGAAGGGAGAACTGCACTCACTAAATAGCCATGCTGCTCATTTGCCCCCTCTTTCTGCAATCCTTCACAGTCATATTACAGTGCTGACAGGGGTCGCATGACAATTTGAGGCATTTCATGGGTGCAATTACATCCATTACTTCAGTTTTGAATGGGTATAATCAGGGGGAGTAACCTCAATGGAGATCCTCTTGGCGACTGGATCCTATTGATTCTGTTGCCTTAACATCATAGTTTTGCCTCTAGTTAACATAACGGCAGAAGGAAAAGTGAGCAGAACAATGAATGCAAGTGACTACATGCAAGGTTCAGTCAGAAAGTTTTGATACAGTTACTGAAGATTTGTAACACAAAGGCACTCTTTGTAATTCGGGAAGTtcactgaggaaaaaaaaaataaaaatcacatccCACTAAAATTGGGCATTTGtgaagttttttatatttctgcacTGCTGTAACCTTTGTATGCGCAAAATGCAAGTATTCACCTTTATCTATGTAAACTAACAAAGCCATGGCACGAATAAatacctcaatttttttttttttaatcaggacAACACGTGGCCATATATTCTATTAGGACATATTCATGCTTTGATCAGGAACCTCTCTTCTATGAGCCAAACTAAGGATATGCTAAGAGTGGCTCATACTATGTGGAATCGTGTTCTAGGTGGTCATAGACAATTTAGCAGTTAGTAGGGTTCTAGTTGCCATTATTATGGTAATCATCTGACAGTAAAGGATTGTCATAATGATATAGTCCCTTTAAGCCTGGCATAGGCTTAAGTTGGTGGTCTGCCAGATGTACTTTTGGTCACCTCTCTCTCCAATGGATCCTTTGTAACCAGTCATGCTGAATTCAGCCACATGTTCAAGTTTATGGAAATGTGGAATGGTAATAAGATGCTGCCGGACACATCTAGAATTGGCTCATTTATTAGGCAATAAATGATCAAGTAGATTAAAACCCAAATATGCCCCTTCCCAAAAATGAATAATACTGAGGGACTATCAGGCTAAACAGACACATTTGTTTCCCTCTTTTTGTAATGTGGAAAGTAATATTTTGTAACATGTAAACTAGGCCTTatgtgtagtgtgatattacatagTAGTTACTTGGAGCGGTTTATGTAGCTTATTTGTTGGATTTGAGTTCCCAGTGAAACAATCTACCATATCGGTATGTTACTGTACATATGGGTGCTTTTCGATGTGAAGAGAACTTCTCTATTTGATCATCATTTCTATATTGTGAAATCCATCAGCAGTACATTATGTTCCACGGTTATGTCTAAGAGGCTTGTATCATATCAACTGCCCCAAATCTAATCTCGGGTTACTTAATggtagaaaaacaaaaacaaaacaggaatgcATCATCAACAATGAATTTGTCTGCTTCACAAAACAGCATCTTAAATGAAAActcttcataaaaaaaaacaacataatggACAATGGCACTTTTGTAAAAGTAATGAACACAACAATACACATCCGCTGGAACCTGAGGAATAACACAAGTTAAGTTTTCTGTCGCAAGCTGCTGTAGAAAATACACATCAACTTTCTttttacatatacattatatcacTTGTATGTACATATAGAAAAGCGGTACGAAATTGACTACAAATTCATGTTAACACTGCAGAATCCTGGAGGAAATGGTCCTGGCCCTAGCTGCACTATTACATACATTCATTGTTCTGTTGAGACTCAGCGCACATTCTTATCCCTGATCTAAAAAAACCCCATGGTGCTCAGAGATACATGGCCAAACTGTATTCTGCTTTACATACAGCCGAATAATAGCTAGAAGGCTGAACTGAGATGAAGAATTGGCCACTATGCATAAGAACAGAaaggacaatatatacaatatacatcttGTATACACAATGGACACCTTAGCATATTGCATAGAACAGGGAATGCTTTGCCAGGAACAGTTAGAAGTGTAGAATGTACTGTATGCCTGGGATACGCTTACTGTACAGTTTATTGCTATATGAAAGAGACTTGTTCTGATGAGGAAATAGGTTCTCAGCAGTATTCTCCCATAAACACAAAGGAAAAAAGACATAATATATAGCAGGACATTAGGCAAATATTAGAAGACATGGACAATATGCATCTATAAGCATGAAAAAGAAATCAATGATCTGCCTTCCAGTTAATAAGCGAGGACTGAAGGAAACTTACTGGTGTAAAACTCTTTCACATTAAGTAAACTATTGTAACATAAGGAGATCCATTTCTCCTGTGTATAAAGAGTCACTGTCTACTATCAAAGCACAACTTAAAGGGGAAAGAAGCAAAAACATTACATAAAAGATCCTTTCCTGTACAATGATGGACTCCTACAGCTGCCCTGCTACAGGGCCAAATGACAGCAGATAACATGAGAGATGTCAGTGTCATGTGGTCATTGTGTGaccagtgccacaacatcaattAATGGAGATATAACTTGAATACTGACTGAAACGGCCATTTGGATTCACAGTGTCCTTATGACATTGGAATGTCATGTGCTTGTTCTTTGAGGAGTGGGGTAAGAGGAGTGATCTGTCATAATAAATTCTAATCGATCTACATTTCAGTAGTgaggtattgggggggggggggggatctagccTACCAGGTTGTGTATACTTCTATTATTATGAAGGTCCTGCAGATGCCCACTGTGTAGATATTGGCATTACTTTATCGGCACAGATGATCTGATAGTAAGCATGGCTACCTCCACCATAGTCTCCTGTCTTCTGCCTAGAGTGCAAGACCTAGATTGTCAGATATGATCCTGATAACAGACAGAGAGAAGCTGGAAAGGTTAAATCTGACATTTCTGGCAATAAAATGCCCATTAAtgaaaatttttacattttttatggtTTTGGCAAtattaacatttaaaaaaaaccaaacaaaaacaaacacaacaCTGCAAAAAATAATTAGAATGCCCCCACTAAAGATGGCAAGATGACCGTGGCATAGGTCAGTGTGTGTGATCTGGGCTACAAAACTCggtacaggtcctattcctgtttggTTTTGCGGCCATGCTTctacggctcctattcattgactgAATTGACCACAGAAGTACAGCTGGCCGTGCACCGGCTATGCAGTTCAACTACGGCCTATGGCTAGTACACGGTCGTGTACAATTAGCCTACAAGGGCAAATCTCTACTGGATTTGTTCACAGCATAAATCTCAATAGGATTATTGTGCGGTTTAACAGTCACTGAATCGTACTTCTTGGTTTGTGGCCCCTTCTCTACAGAGAAGCATTTGCATTGCATAATGGTGACATCAGCAGCGGTGGTCTGCCATACTTCAGATAGGATAGAAAGAAAATTTCCTTTGTAAATTCTATAGATAGCCAACATGTCAAGCTAAATAGAAATAACACAAAAGCCTGCTACAAAAATAGCAAAATCTGTCCGTGAAAACAATGAGAATAAAATTACTTAAATTAACAGGTTGGCAATTCAGTGCCATGCATCACTAGAAAACAAATGTCCAATGCTCCAAATGTCTTGTGGCTGCAGAGCCTTTATGAATTATCCGTCACAACCTTCTTTTATGGAGGGCAGCTAGAAATGTCCCTAAAGTTAAGCATGGCCTCACTGCTGTCCCCTTTACCTACCAACAA
This sequence is a window from Leptodactylus fuscus isolate aLepFus1 chromosome 2, aLepFus1.hap2, whole genome shotgun sequence. Protein-coding genes within it:
- the RAI2 gene encoding retinoic acid-induced protein 2, which encodes MEELYKETPELQMDLNSSPSTIPNKLENGVTQLITAEAWNINPSGLMKKALSPLVTVPAAPVLSPSSDSQGGVALKVAATVLQPICLGESPVVLPIHWQVAGSTPPQMNTNNSSTPYVITTQGPVPLPVLLEQHVFQHLNSPLVLPQAPPCSGPAIQNHLFPVTTATTVGQPQILEQKTSSPIQETVLPPVFQTPGFSAVLQDLFPPPSLGTSSPCHSSPDYASANINSVPPQVFNSPLSPLVPPATLLVPYPVIVPLPVPLPIPIPIPIPVPQTEKDCKGNVDVSKPTVEILKSCKATQTTLEKEEVKPFEFTAKTEFPQFHRHSVIKINNENEALDLSMKMEPLLNNDTSTEVLQEDGVLDLSVSVHKRCASTSTQAGTSTSSISQYDPVNPSTSKSFSATAFNPSVVHNELTQKQDSRVICTNTIEVLRQQKWVSEPSSRVGYEPKMSNNIELVSSSQTAKVIVSVKDAVPAIFCGKIKGLSGVSTKNFSFKRDSPQDTVLQSYDVKSQAEARENTDALRKPVKNRSMKLKKVNSQEIHILPIKKQRLAAFFPRK